CCCGCAGGTGTGATATCTACTACCTTAGTGCCAGCTGGAAGGCTTGGCAAGTTCGTCACATTATCGGTCAAGTCTGGTGTTTCTCCAACCTTGATAGTTTCTTCCGTTACTTGAGGCGTATAAGTTTCAGCATTTGTCGGATTCGCCTTGAATTCCCATTTCCCTACAAACTCTACATCAGCCTTGTTGACAACGGCGCTAGCTGCGTCATAACCCTTGAAGGTCCAAGTACCATCGTTCACAGTATCTGTGTAGGTCGCTTGCGCTGGTTGCTGAGCGGAAACAGTATTGCCATTCACATAAGTTGCACTGTCGCTTGGAGTCAATGCTGCGATGGCTGCTGGAAGAGCTTTATCTGCTGTGGCGCTCTCGAAGCGGTAAGTAGCTTGATACTTGTTGGCTTCAAAGGTCCATTTTCCTACAAACTCTACATCTGCCTTGTTGACAACGGCGCTAGCTGCGTCATAGCCCTTGAAGGTCCATGTGCCATCGTTCACACTATCTGTGTAGGTCGCTTGCGCTGGTTGTTGAGCGGAAACAGTATTACCATTTTCATATGTTGCACTGTCGCTTGGAGTCAATGCTGCGATGGCTGCTGGAAGAGCTTTATCTGCTGTGGCGCTCTCGAAGCGGTAAGTAGCTTGGTACTTGTTGGCTTCAAAGGACCATTTCCCTACAAACCCTACATTAGCCTTGTTGACAACGGCGCTAGCTGCGTCATAGCCCTTGAAGGTCCATGTGCCGTCGTTCACAGTATCTGTGTATGTGGTTTGAGATGGTTGCTTAGCCGAAACAGAGTCACCATTCACATACGAATCACTATCGCTTGAAGTCCATGCGACGATGGCTGCTGGAAGAGCTTTGCCGGCAGTCGCGCTCTCGAAACGATATGTTGCTTGGTACTTATTAGGCGCAAATTCCCACTGACCAACAAAGGTAACATCTGCCTTATTGACCACTGCGCCAGCTGGAATATACCTCTTAAAGGTCCAGATACCATCGTTCACTACGTCTGTGTAGGTAGTCTGGATTGGCTGCTTAGCAGAAACTGCAACACCATTCAGATAGGTCGCACTGTCGCTTGGAGTCAAGGCTGTGATGGCTGCTGGAAGTTGCTTACCTGCTGTTGCGCTCTCGAAGCGGTAAGTAGCTTGGTACTTGTTGGCTACAAATTCCCATTTACCGACAAAGGATACATTGGCCTTGTTGACAACGGCGCTAGCTGCGTCGTAACCCTTGAAGGTCCATGTGCCGTCGTTCACACTATCTGTGTAGGTGGTTTGTGATGGTTGCTTAGCGGAAACAGAGGCACCATTCACATAGGTTGCACTGTCGCTTGGTGTCAATGCTGCGATGGCTGCTGGAAGTTGTTTACCTGCTGTTGCGCTCTCGAAGCGATAAGTAGCTTGGTACTTCTTGGCTTCAAAGGCCCATTTTCCTACAAACTCTACATCAGCCTTGTTGACAACGGCGCTAGCTGCATCATAGCCCTTGAAGGTCCATATGCCGTCGTTCACTGGGTCTGTGTAGGTCGCTTGCGCTGGTTGCTTAGCGGAAACAGAGGCACCATTCACATAGGTTGCACTGTCGCTTGGTGTCAATGCTGCGATACCTGCTGGAAGTTGCTTACCTGCCGTTGCGCTTGCGAAGCTGTAAGTAGCTTGATACTTATTAGCTTCAAAGGCCCACTTACCTACAAACTCCACATTTGCCTTGTTAACAACGGTGCTAGCTGCGTCGTAACCCTTGAAGGTCCATGTGCCGTCGTTCACAGTATCTGTGTAAGTAGTTTGTGATGGTTGCTTAGCTGAAACAGAGGCACCATTCACATATGTTGCACTGTCGCTTGGTGTCAATGCTGAGATGGCTGCTGGAAGAGCTTTATCTGCTGTCTCGCTCTCGAAGCGGTAAGTAGCTTGATACTTGTTGGCTTCAAAGGTCCATTTACCTACAAACTCTACATCTGCCTTGTTGACAACGGCGCTAGTTGCGTCATAGCCCTTGAAGGTCCAAGTGCCGTCGTTCACAGTATCTGTGTAGGTCGCTTGCGCTGGTTGCTTAGCGGAAACAGTATTGCCATTTTCATATGTTGCACTGTCGCTTGGTGTCAATGCTGAGATGGCTGCTGGAAGAGCTTTATCTGCTGTCGCGCTCTCGAAGCGGTAAGTAGCTTGGTACTTGTTGGCTTCAAAGGCCCACTTACCTACAAACTCCACATCTGCCTTGTTAACAACGGCGCTAGCTGCGTCGTAACCCTTGAAGGTCCATGTGCCGTCGTTCACACTATCTGTGTATGTGGTTTGTGATGGTTGCTGAGCTGAAACAGTATTACCATTCTCATAGGTTGCACTGTCGCTTGGAAGCAGCGTGGCGATACCTAATGGAAGTTGCTTACCTGCCGTTGCGCTTGCGAAGCTGTAACTTGCTTGGTACTTGTTGGCTTCAAAGGTCCATTTACCTACAAATTCAACATTAGCCTTGTTGACAACGGCGCTAGCTGCGTCGTAACCCTTGAAGGTCCATGTGCCGTCGTTCACAGTATCTGTGTAGGTCGCTTGCGCTGGTTGCTTAGCGGAAACAGAGGCACCATTCACATATGTTGCATTGTCGCTTGGGGTCAATGCGGCGATGGCTGCTGGAAGAGCTTGACCTGCTGTCTCGCTCTCGAAGCGGTAATTTACTTGGTACTTATTGGCTCTAAATTCCCACTGACCAACAAAGGTAACATCTGCCTTATTGACCACTGCGCCAGCTGGAATATACCTCTTAAAGGTCCAGATACCATCGTTCACTACGTCTGTGTAGGTCGTTTGGATTGGCTGCTTAGCAGAAACTGCAACACCATTCAGATAGGTCGCACTGTCGCTTGGAGTCAAGGCTGTGATAGCTACTGGAAGATTCTTCCCAGCAGTCGCACTTTCGAAGCGGTAACCTGCTCGATACTGGTTTTCCTTAAATTCCCATTTGCCTACAAAATCCACATTAGCTTTGTTGACAACGGTGCTATCTGCGTCGTAACCCTTAAACGTCCAAGTACCGTCATTCACGGTATCTGTGTAAGTCGTTTGAGCGGGTTGTTTAGCTGAAACTGCTGCGCCATTCACATAAGTTGTACTATCATTTGGAGATAAGGCCGTGATAGCGGCTGGGAGATCTTTCCCTGCGGTCGCACTTTCGAATCGGTAAGCTACTTGATACTGATTCGCCTTAAACTCCCACTTACCAACGAAAGCTAGATCAGCCTTTTTCACAGTCTTACTCTTAGCATCGTAACCAACAAAAGTCCAGATACCGTCGTTCACATCATCTGTATGCGTCGTTGTAGTTAGCTCTTCTGGTATAACTTTTTGTGTATTGTAGTAAGTTGAGGTGTCTTTTGGTGTTTTCTTCTGGATAAAGTCAGGTAAAGAAAGTCCAGTCGTCCCACTTTCAAAACGATAGCTTACATGGTGGGGTCTAGGCGTTACTTCCCATATACCAGTATATATCACGCGCTTGCCATCATAAGTCGCATTCTTGTGATCATATCCCTTGAAGGTCCATATGTAATCTTTTTCAGCTTCTTCTACTGATTCTTTAGCCGGTTGTTTAGCTACAATTGTGTCACCAACCTTGTAAGAGGTCTCATCTTTCGGAAGCATGTCCAAGATACTTTGTGGCAATGGAACACCTGCTTTAGATGATTTGAATACATATTCTGGATTAGGAGTGGGGGCCCATCTTCCAACAAAAGTCCGTCTTCCTACTCCAATAATGACTTTTTCTTTATCATATCCTTCGAATTTCCAAGTCACCTTATTTGCTCTATCAACATAAGTCGTTTCACTTGGTTGCTCAGCATCTACTTCTGTAAGAAACAGGCCGCCCATCTTATAATCAGTTGG
This genomic window from Streptococcus cristatus AS 1.3089 contains:
- a CDS encoding SHIRT domain-containing protein — translated: MSFQDRKIKYSIRKLSVATVSLAIGFLFAPTATGVDQTVHADELESTAQVGNKSDNQTSEGASETTKIENQETTSTMAAASVNAENKEGNQAILNFATPTVAETNQVTDSPAFRNSQSVAETVQPSTEGTAQLPSANVSLKKSALENYLKELRNKDFSGKTDESLEILNDLMSAADSVLQTATKQEEIDKVYRNLVTFVNSGLRNKKSRIILGKDKIPSKEVESGDTSSKGKLPEDSAKQTDTTYRVEYKFKNSTPIYPLPNKIRSMLPAASEFVAQADDYKDVIQLEPTTVSVPTGTWTFHGFDTAKYGKAIAGTKVKTITGTWSFEPNGVDYEFQSTNPDIAIPDHITKLTPKNPTDYKMGGLFLTEVDAEQPSETTYVDRANKVTWKFEGYDKEKVIIGVGRRTFVGRWAPTPNPEYVFKSSKAGVPLPQSILDMLPKDETSYKVGDTIVAKQPAKESVEEAEKDYIWTFKGYDHKNATYDGKRVIYTGIWEVTPRPHHVSYRFESGTTGLSLPDFIQKKTPKDTSTYYNTQKVIPEELTTTTHTDDVNDGIWTFVGYDAKSKTVKKADLAFVGKWEFKANQYQVAYRFESATAGKDLPAAITALSPNDSTTYVNGAAVSAKQPAQTTYTDTVNDGTWTFKGYDADSTVVNKANVDFVGKWEFKENQYRAGYRFESATAGKNLPVAITALTPSDSATYLNGVAVSAKQPIQTTYTDVVNDGIWTFKRYIPAGAVVNKADVTFVGQWEFRANKYQVNYRFESETAGQALPAAIAALTPSDNATYVNGASVSAKQPAQATYTDTVNDGTWTFKGYDAASAVVNKANVEFVGKWTFEANKYQASYSFASATAGKQLPLGIATLLPSDSATYENGNTVSAQQPSQTTYTDSVNDGTWTFKGYDAASAVVNKADVEFVGKWAFEANKYQATYRFESATADKALPAAISALTPSDSATYENGNTVSAKQPAQATYTDTVNDGTWTFKGYDATSAVVNKADVEFVGKWTFEANKYQATYRFESETADKALPAAISALTPSDSATYVNGASVSAKQPSQTTYTDTVNDGTWTFKGYDAASTVVNKANVEFVGKWAFEANKYQATYSFASATAGKQLPAGIAALTPSDSATYVNGASVSAKQPAQATYTDPVNDGIWTFKGYDAASAVVNKADVEFVGKWAFEAKKYQATYRFESATAGKQLPAAIAALTPSDSATYVNGASVSAKQPSQTTYTDSVNDGTWTFKGYDAASAVVNKANVSFVGKWEFVANKYQATYRFESATAGKQLPAAITALTPSDSATYLNGVAVSAKQPIQTTYTDVVNDGIWTFKRYIPAGAVVNKADVTFVGQWEFAPNKYQATYRFESATAGKALPAAIVAWTSSDSDSYVNGDSVSAKQPSQTTYTDTVNDGTWTFKGYDAASAVVNKANVGFVGKWSFEANKYQATYRFESATADKALPAAIAALTPSDSATYENGNTVSAQQPAQATYTDSVNDGTWTFKGYDAASAVVNKADVEFVGKWTFEANKYQATYRFESATADKALPAAIAALTPSDSATYVNGNTVSAQQPAQATYTDTVNDGTWTFKGYDAASAVVNKADVEFVGKWEFKANPTNAETYTPQVTEETIKVGETPDLTDNVTNLPSLPAGTKVVDITPAGQIDTTKPGTYSGTVRVDYPDGSSTEVPVPVNVLPALVTETYKVTYRFESATADNNLPTEVLSLLPQSGTYTTSSSVAIAFVPEAPMPVEVAVANGTWKFVGYEKVEEETSLTFIGKWAFEAKQAPSPQPQPQPEPAPQPEPAPQLQPVPKPQPQPSPVSPVTPEVKPAQETDSADKVQTDQLEKKPESKPVSNDKPTISTSAGDKTKQATLPNTGSTAPVSIAGVTTSALLAGLGFMILGHKRKDDEA